The following is a genomic window from Chania multitudinisentens RB-25.
CTAGAACCAGTGCGCCGCCGTCCCGGTATGTATACCGATACGACGCGCCCAAACCACCTTGGCCAAGAGGTGATTGATAACAGCGTCGATGAAGCGTTGGCGGGCCATGCCAAGCGCATTGATGTGATTCTGCACGCCGATCAATCGTTAGAAGTGATTGATGATGGCCGTGGTATGCCCGTGGATATCCACCCGGAAGAAGGCGTACCCGCGGTGGAGCTGATCCTTTGCCGCCTGCATGCCGGCGGCAAGTTCTCGAATAAAAACTACCAATTCTCCGGTGGCCTGCATGGGGTCGGGATCTCGGTGGTGAATGCCTTGTCGAAACGCGTCGAGGTCAATGTGCGCCGCGACGGTAACGTGCATAGCATTGCGTTCGAGAATGGCGATAAAGTGCAGGAACTGGCGATCACCGGCACCTGCGGTAAGCGCAATACCGGTACCAGCGTGCATTTCTGGCCGGATGAGCAATTCTTCGACAGCCCACGATTTTCGATTTCACGTCTTACTCACCTGTTAAAAGCCAAAGCGGTTCTATGCCCCGGCGTTGAAATCTACTTTATCGACAAGGTAAACAACACCGAACAGCGTTGGTGCTACCTGGATGGACTGACCGATTACCTGATGGAAGCGGTGAATGGCCTGATTACCCTGCCGGAAAAAGCGTTTGTCGGCAATTTTGCCGGCGATGTTGAGGCGGTGGAGTGGGCATTGCTGTGGTTGCCGGAAGGGGGCGAACTGCTGACGGAGAGCTACGTCAACCTGATCCCGACCATGCAGGGGGGAACGCATGTTAACGGTTTGCGCCAGGGGTTACTGGATGCAATGCGTGAGTTCTGTGAGTTCCGCAATATCCTGCCACGCGGTGTGAAGCTTTCCGCCGAAGATATCTGGGATCGCTGTGCCTATGTGCTTTCGGTAAAAATGCAAGATCCGCAGTTTGCCGGGCAGACCAAAGAGCGCTTGTCTTCACGCCAGTGTGCGGCGTTTGTTTCCGGCGTGGTGAAAGATGCTTTCAGCCTGTGGCTGAACCAGAACGTGCAGGCGGCGGAACAACTGGCTGAGTTGGCGATCTCCAGTGCTCAGCGCCGCTTGCGTGCGGCAAAGAAAGTGGTACGTAAAAAACTGACCAGCGGCCCGGCGTTGCCTGGCAAGTTGGCAGACTGCACTTCGCAGGATCTGAGCATGACCGAACTGTTCCTGGTGGAAGGGGATTCGGCGGGCGGTTCGGCCAAACAGGCGCGCGATCGTGAGTATCAGGCGATCATGCCGCTGAAAGGGAAGATCCTGAATACTTGGGAAGTCTCTTCCGACGAAGTGCTGGCCTCGCAGGAAGTGCATGATATCTCAGTGGCAATCGGTATCGATCCGGATAGCGAAGATCTCAGCCAACTGCGTTACGGCAAAATCTGTATTCTAGCGGATGCTGACTCTGATGGCCTGCATATTGCCACGCTGTTGTGCGCGCTGTTTGTGCGCCACTTCCGGGCGTTGGTCAAAGGTGGGCATGTGTATGTGGCGATGCCACCGCTCTACCGTATCGATCTGGGTAAAGAAGTGTATTACGCCCTTGATGAGGAAGAGAAAGCGGGGGTGCTGGAGCAGTTGAAGCGCAAGAAAGGCAAGCCAAACGTACAGCGTTTCAAAGGATTAGGTGAAATGAATCCGCTTCAGCTACGTGAAACCACGCTCGATCCCAATACCCGCCGCCTGGTGCAGTTGACCGTTAATGACGAGGATGTTGACCAAACCATGGCGATGATGGACATGTTGCTGGCGAAAAAACGTTCGGAAGACCGCCGCAACTGGTTGCAGGACAAAGGTGATATGGCTGAATTGTCGGCCTGATGCTTGGGGCCGGTGTTCCGGCCCTTGTTTTATGCTGAGCAGGGTTGCACCCGATATTTAGAGCGGAACGCATGAAAATCACCCTTGAAGAATTACTGGCTTTTACTTCGGTTGTAGACAGCGGCTCAATCACCTCTGCGGCTGAACAACTCGGCCAGACCACGTCAGGCATCAGTCGGGCGCTCAGCCGCCTGGAAAAGAAACTCAATACCACCTTATTGCGCCGCACGACACGCCGCCTGGAATTGACTGAAGAGGGGCAAATTTTTCTTGCTCATGCGCGTGAAATTATCAGTTCGGTGGAAAACGCAGAGGAACAGATGGCGCTGCGCCGTTTGATCCCCGCGGGTCGGCTACGGGTCAACGCCGCTGCGCCGTTTATGGAACACGTGATCGTGCCGCTGGTGGCGGGGTTTCGCCGACATTTTCCACAGATTGAACTGGAGCTGAATACCGATAATCTGGTTATCGATCTGTTGGAAAAACGCACCGACATCGCTATTCGCATCGGTGCATTGAGAGATTCCACCATCCACGCCCGCTTGCTGGGGGCGAGCCGGTTACGCATCCTCGCCAGCCCGGACTATATTGCCCGCTTTGGCGCGCCATGTAGCGTAGAAGAACTGAGTCAGCATTCTTTACTGGGGTTTACCCAACCCGAATCTCTGAATCTATGGCCGCTGCGCAATAATCAGGCGGAGCGTTTTGCCATTACGCCAACGCTGTCGGCCTCCAGCGGTGAAACCCTGCGGCAGCTGGCGCTACGCGGGGAAGGGATCGTTCAACTGGCCGATTTTATGACGCGTGAAGATCAGCGGGCAGGGCGGTTGATTCCGCTATTGGCGGAAGAAACGTTAGATGTGCGCCAACCGATTAATGCAGTGTATTACCGCAATACTCAGTTGGCTGCACGGATCACCTGTTTTCTGGATTATGTCAGTGCGCATATTGATGTGCAGACATTGTAGGTCAGTAAAGCGTCAAAACCCCGCAGTACTTAAGCAAAAACCTCACCCAGATGTGCGCGATAACGGGCAATATCGCCAGCGATATCCGGTTGTTTAATCACGTCATTACAGATAAAGGTCGGCAGTGCTTCCATGCCCAGAAACTGGTTGGCCTTATGGAAGTGCAGGTAAACGCCGTCAACGCCCACGCCGTGGAAGAACTGCTCTGGATCGGTAAAGGCTTGTAGCGGTGCGTTCCAGGTCAGGCTCAGCATATATTTTTTCCCCTGAATCAGGCCGCCGGAGCCGTATTTTTTAGCCGCATCAGCACGGGTACGGCCATCGCTGGCATACAGGCTGCCGTAGCCTGCGGTGAACACTTCGTCGATGTATTTTTTCAGTATCCAGGGTTCCCCCATCCACCAGCCTGGCATTTGGTAGATCACGGCGTCTGCCCACAGATATTTCTGTATCTCGGCTTCGATATCGTAGCCCTCATCGACCACGGTCACCTGCACATCGTGCTTGGCATCGCGCAGGAAACTTTCCGCTACGTCACTCAGGGTTTGGTTTAGTTCGCCTTTGGAATGGCCGAATTGTTTCTTGGCGTTAATAATCAGAATGTTGCTCATCAGTACA
Proteins encoded in this region:
- the parE gene encoding DNA topoisomerase IV subunit B, whose product is MTQSSYNADAIEVLSGLEPVRRRPGMYTDTTRPNHLGQEVIDNSVDEALAGHAKRIDVILHADQSLEVIDDGRGMPVDIHPEEGVPAVELILCRLHAGGKFSNKNYQFSGGLHGVGISVVNALSKRVEVNVRRDGNVHSIAFENGDKVQELAITGTCGKRNTGTSVHFWPDEQFFDSPRFSISRLTHLLKAKAVLCPGVEIYFIDKVNNTEQRWCYLDGLTDYLMEAVNGLITLPEKAFVGNFAGDVEAVEWALLWLPEGGELLTESYVNLIPTMQGGTHVNGLRQGLLDAMREFCEFRNILPRGVKLSAEDIWDRCAYVLSVKMQDPQFAGQTKERLSSRQCAAFVSGVVKDAFSLWLNQNVQAAEQLAELAISSAQRRLRAAKKVVRKKLTSGPALPGKLADCTSQDLSMTELFLVEGDSAGGSAKQARDREYQAIMPLKGKILNTWEVSSDEVLASQEVHDISVAIGIDPDSEDLSQLRYGKICILADADSDGLHIATLLCALFVRHFRALVKGGHVYVAMPPLYRIDLGKEVYYALDEEEKAGVLEQLKRKKGKPNVQRFKGLGEMNPLQLRETTLDPNTRRLVQLTVNDEDVDQTMAMMDMLLAKKRSEDRRNWLQDKGDMAELSA
- a CDS encoding LysR substrate-binding domain-containing protein, giving the protein MKITLEELLAFTSVVDSGSITSAAEQLGQTTSGISRALSRLEKKLNTTLLRRTTRRLELTEEGQIFLAHAREIISSVENAEEQMALRRLIPAGRLRVNAAAPFMEHVIVPLVAGFRRHFPQIELELNTDNLVIDLLEKRTDIAIRIGALRDSTIHARLLGASRLRILASPDYIARFGAPCSVEELSQHSLLGFTQPESLNLWPLRNNQAERFAITPTLSASSGETLRQLALRGEGIVQLADFMTREDQRAGRLIPLLAEETLDVRQPINAVYYRNTQLAARITCFLDYVSAHIDVQTL
- a CDS encoding NAD(P)H-dependent oxidoreductase — protein: MSNILIINAKKQFGHSKGELNQTLSDVAESFLRDAKHDVQVTVVDEGYDIEAEIQKYLWADAVIYQMPGWWMGEPWILKKYIDEVFTAGYGSLYASDGRTRADAAKKYGSGGLIQGKKYMLSLTWNAPLQAFTDPEQFFHGVGVDGVYLHFHKANQFLGMEALPTFICNDVIKQPDIAGDIARYRAHLGEVFA